In Henningerozyma blattae CBS 6284 chromosome 6, complete genome, the following are encoded in one genomic region:
- the TBLA0F00520 gene encoding uncharacterized protein (similar to Saccharomyces cerevisiae TUP1 (YCR084C); ancestral locus Anc_6.363), whose protein sequence is MNNTNVSQHTPSKLNELLEAVRLEFNSISNDANSYRLENQKTFDIKINQQLNELQQIRNTVYDLELTHRKMKENYEEEINRLKKDIEAKDYQLNSLTKANIIQSPNETVTTVTPAPIVQQQAQTQPQAQTQPQAQPQPQPQTQTQTQPQPQPQPQPQPQPQPQPQPQPQPQPQTQSQPQTQVQVQTPAQTQVQQPTQTTIPPINVPAPVIPSTTKLVTNPANGYLVPYNERASHQKKIPEFLLDSTSLDKIPKEFQKQSNDYQIIYNPAISKLLDVDLHHSLDHTSVVCCVKFSKDGEYLATGCNKTTQVFRVSDGELVSRLSDDSVTNTTTPPTLNQSSQQSSLQTASPNGNTSAFASAASTSSDLYIRSVCFSPDGKFLATGAEDRLIRIWDITLKKIVMILNGHEQDIYSLDYFPSGDKIVSGSGDRTVRIWDLNTGQCLLTLSIEDGVTTVAVSPDGKFIAAGSLDRAVRVWDAETGFLVERLDSNELGTGHEDSVYSVVFTKDGKNVVSGSLDKTVKLWNLKQQTTSSNDASKINQNSNSHLDSKINKSNNNNSSTCEVTYMGHKDFVLSVATTNDDQMILSGSKDRSVLFWDTKSGNPLLMLQGHRNSVISVAVANGIPLGPNYGIFATGSGDCKARIWKYKLLGDINDISKISSAN, encoded by the coding sequence ATGAATAACACTAATGTCTCACAACACACGCCATccaaattaaatgaattattagaagcGGTGAGATTGGAATTCAATAGTATTTCTAATGACGCAAACTCCTATAGAttagaaaatcaaaaaacTTTTGACATTAAAATCAACCAACAATTGAATGAATTACAACAAATTAGAAACACGGTGTATGATTTGGAGTTAACTCATCGTAAGATGAAGGAGAATTATGAAGAGGAAATTAATCGGttgaaaaaagatatagAAGCAAAAgattatcaattgaattcACTTACAAAGGcaaatataatacaatCACCTAATGAAACAGTCACTACAGTAACGCCTGCTCCTATTGTTCAACAACAAGCACAGACGCAGCCACAAGCACAGACGCAGCCACAAGCTCAGCCACAACCACAACCACAGACACAGACACAGACGCAGCCACAACCTCAACCTCAGCCTCAACCTCAACCTCAACCTCAACCTCAGCCTCAGCCTCAACCTCAACCTCAGCCCCAGACGCAATCACAACCTCAAACACAAGTACAAGTACAAACTCCAGCACAAACGCAAGTTCAGCAACCTACTCAAACCACGATTCCACCCATAAACGTTCCAGCTCCAGTAATTCCTTCCACTACTAAGCTTGTTACTAATCCTGCAAATGGTTACTTGGTTCCTTACAATGAGAGAGCTTCTCATCAGAAGAAAATCCCAGAATTCTTATTAGATTCCACATCGTTAGATAAAATCCCCaaagaatttcaaaagCAATCAAATGATTATCAAATCATTTATAACCCTGccatttctaaattattggATGTCGATCTTCATCATTCATTAGATCATACTTCTGTAGTTTGTTGTGTAAAATTCTCCAAAGATGGTGAGTATTTAGCTACAGGTTGTAATAAGACTACTCAAGTGTTTAGAGTCTCCGATGGTGAATTAGTTTCAAGATTATCCGATGATTCAGTCACAAATACTACTACACCTCCAACTTTAAATCAATCTTCTCAGCAATCTTCTTTACAAACTGCATCCCCTAATGGTAATACAAGTGCATTTGCCTCTGCTGCTTCTACTTCTTCCGATTTATACATCAGATCGGTTTGTTTTTCCCCAGATGGAAAGTTCTTAGCTACTGGTGCAGAAGATCGTTTGATTAGAATTTGGGATATCACTCTAAAGAAAATAGTAATGATTTTGAATGGACATGAACAAGATATTTACTCTTTAGATTATTTCCCTTCAGGTGACAAGATTGTTTCAGGATCAGGTGATCGTACTGTTAGAATTTGGGATTTAAATACAGGGCAATGTCTATTAACTTTATCAATTGAAGATGGGGTCACTACTGTGGCTGTATCACCAGATGGTAAATTCATTGCTGCAGGCTCATTAGATAGAGCAGTAAGAGTTTGGGATGCAGAAACCGGGTTTTTGGTAGAACGTTTAGATTCAAACGAATTAGGTACTGGCCATGAAGATTCAGTTTATAGTGTAGTCTTTACCAAAGATGGTAAAAACGTGGTTTCTGGTTCATTGGATAAGACTGTTAAATTGTGgaatttaaaacaacaaaCAACTTCATCAAATGATGCTtctaaaattaatcaaaattcaaattctcaTCTTGattctaaaattaataaatcaaataataataactcaAGTACATGTGAAGTCACTTATATGGGTCATAAAGATTTTGTTTTAAGTGTGGCTACAACTAATGATGATCAAATGATTTTATCCGGTTCAAAAGATCGTAGTGTATTATTCTGGGATACCAAATCAGGTAATCCTCTATTGATGTTACAAGGACATAGAAATAGTGTAATTTCTGTGGCAGTAGCAAACGGTATTCCATTAGGTCCAAATTATGGGATTTTTGCAACAGGAAGTGGGGATTGTAAAGCAAGAATATGGAAATATAAATTGTTAGGAGATATTAATGACATTTCAAAGATATCATCAGCTAATTGA
- the CSM1 gene encoding Csm1p (similar to Saccharomyces cerevisiae CSM1 (YCR086W); ancestral locus Anc_6.364) — protein sequence MVDPLVEYKNSVEKRLNDAELLINRLIHENSVKDQLLEQRDEEISQLKATIEKLDEKSSSQLKKYDLSLENLDIIKDLFEYLCGVRVHKTYEDDTGLWFDTSQGVKDSNVMDYKLGFVKNSASPKDNSTNVQVVYVPLLKYRSPKELLLLQKILPEYMFETLQFPLSSLHQFYMKLSKCLDKK from the coding sequence ATGGTAGACCCACTTGTAGAATACAAAAATTCCGTGGAGAAACGGTTAAATGATGCCGAGTTGTTGATCAACAGATTAATCCATGAGAATTCTGTCAAAGATCAATTACTTGAGCAACGAGATGAAGAGATTTCACAGCTTAAAGCCACTATTGAAAAACTTGATGAAAAGTCGTCAtcacaattgaaaaaatatgatttaaGTCTGGAGAATTTAGACATTATTAAggatttatttgaatatctCTGTGGTGTTAGAGTTCATAAGACTTATGAAGATGATACAGGGCTTTGGTTCGATACTTCTCAAGGTGTCAAAGATTCCAACGTAATGGATTATAAACTAGGATTTGTGAAAAACAGTGCTTCACCAAAGGATAATAGTACAAATGTACAAGTTGTATACGTGcctttattgaaatatagaTCTCCAAAAGAGTTATTGcttttacaaaaaattttaccTGAATACATGTTTGAAACATTACAATTCCCTTTAAGTTCGCTACACCAATTCTATATGAAACTATCCAAATGTTtggataaaaaataa
- the TBLA0F00540 gene encoding uncharacterized protein (similar to Saccharomyces cerevisiae YCR087C-A; ancestral locus Anc_6.365), translating into MVTFNCEVCNATVPKKNTEKHYYRCPNAYYTCIDCSKTFDDGYSYQKHTECITEDEKYQKGLYKGNGKVKKAKGKVTKPEAKPEATPKEKLEENPKEKTVVTAKETPVLKKGENLYKILKNIKDKDAKKKLLKSLIVNSDGNLTLASI; encoded by the coding sequence ATGGTTACATTCAATTGTGAAGTATGCAATGCTACAGTTCCTAAGAAGAATACTGAAAAGCATTATTATAGATGTCCAAATGCATACTATACATGTATTGATTGTTCCAAGACATTTGATGATGGGTATAGTTATCAAAAGCATACAGAATGCATAactgaagatgaaaaatacCAAAAAGGTTTATATAAGGGCAATGGTAAAGTTAAGAAAGCCAAGGGTAAAGTGACGAAGCCAGAAGCAAAGCCAGAAGCAACGCCAAAGGAAAAGCTAGAGGAAAACCCAAAGGAAAAGACAGTTGTAACTGCCAAAGAAACTCCAGTTTTGAAGAAAGGTGAGAATCTTtataaaattcttaaaaacATTAAAGACAAGGACGCCAAGAAGAAActattaaaatcattaattgtTAATTCTGATGGTAATTTGACATTAGCATCTATATAA
- the RER2 gene encoding ditrans,polycis-polyprenyl diphosphate synthase (similar to Saccharomyces cerevisiae RER2 (YBR002C); ancestral locus Anc_3.203) produces the protein MEVESRIPGYSFIQEWLKNIFSRTIRVSDCGPKHVGFIMDGNRRFARKNDIEIKEGHEAGFQSMSKILELLYESGVQSATVYAFSIENFKRSSKEVTNLMELAKDRIKQISKNGELASKYGIKVNVIGDLSLLPEDVLKEMEHAMEITKNNKRAVLNICFPYTGREEIVHSIREVIINTKDSKEINETLIENNLYTKDQPPLDLLIRTSGVSRLSDFMIWQTSHKGVKIELLDCLWPEFGPFRMSWILLKFIFKKSFQIHDEEEDKKNV, from the coding sequence ATGGAAGTAGAAAGTAGAATACCTGGGTATTCATTTATCCAAGAGTGGCttaaaaacattttttcTAGGACTATCCGAGTGTCTGATTGTGGACCTAAACATGTTGGGTTCATTATGGATGGTAATCGTCGATTTGCACGTAAGAATGATATAGAGATCAAAGAAGGCCATGAAGCTGGGTTCCAAAGTATGAGCAAGATATTAGAGTTATTGTATGAGAGTGGTGTACAATCGGCTACTGTATATGCATtttctattgaaaatttcaaaagaagTTCTAAAGAAGTCACTAATCTGATGGAATTAGCCAAAGATCGtattaaacaaatatctaaaaatgGCGAACTAGCATCTAAATATGGGATTAAAGTCAATGTTATTGGtgatttatcattattaccTGAAGATGTACTAAAAGAGATGGAACATGCTATGGAAATTAccaagaataataaaagagcAGTATTAAATATCTGTTTCCCATATACTGGCCGTGAAGAGATTGTACATTCCATAAGAGAAGTGATTATAAATACCAAAGATTCTAAAGAGATCAATGAGACgttaatagaaaataatcttTATACAAAGGACCAACCACCGTTAGATTTATTGATTAGAACTAGTGGTGTTTCTAGATTAAGTGATTTTATGATTTGGCAAACGAGCCATAAAGGAGTTAAGATAGAATTATTGGATTGTTTATGGCCAGAATTTGGTCCATTTAGAATGTCATGgattcttttgaaatttatctttaagaaatcatttcaaattcatgatgaagaagaagataaaaaaaatgtatag
- the COQ1 gene encoding trans-hexaprenyltranstransferase (similar to Saccharomyces cerevisiae COQ1 (YBR003W); ancestral locus Anc_3.202), with the protein MLKSCNKYPRFISSTKIRQSPKLIQVRCRIQPVSTSSFATAISAARRLVTPAYLLNNPLSVVSEEMNTLVKNIVTLIGSGHPILNRMTGYYFDAEGKKVRPLLVLLLSKAISNIPLNERANITRFDSNDVSAFPISMKFMSLNLFDNPKDNFSPIQILNGIKPLNPLTNKADTTFQSTSFDKKNGILPKQRRLAEIVEMIHTASLLHDDVIDHSPTRRGNPSGNVAFTNKMAVLAGDFLLGRATVCISRLENPEVVELMSNSIANLVEGEFMQLKNMVLDSDLTSIDNGKISLPIPSPKFEQYLNDSNSSVIYQSTPQISSVKSTDYQKQDKLIDIAFDYYLHKTYLKTGSLIAMACRSSAVLAGVNDSVVEQCFEFGKNIGICFQLVDDLLDFSIPSKTLGKPAGADLKLGIATAPVLFAWKHDHSLGKVINRNFSEIGDVEIAATAVETYNGVELTRKLAEDYRDKALENLRSVLPESDARSALEFLTNSILTRKK; encoded by the coding sequence ATGTTGAAATCCTGTAATAAATATCCACGTTTTATCTCTAGTACAAAAATTCGTCAATCACCAAAACTCATACAAGTTAGATGTCGTATCCAGCCTGTCTCAACTTCATCATTTGCAACAGCAATTTCTGCTGCTAGGAGATTGGTAACTCCCGCTTACcttttaaataatccaTTATCTGTAGTTTCTGAAGAAATGAATACTTTAGTGAAAAATATCGTCACTTTAATTGGTTCTGGTCatccaattttaaatagaatGACAGGCTATTATTTTGATGCTGAAGGTAAGAAAGTTAGGCCACTACTAGTGttgttattatcaaaagCAATCTCCAATATCCCTTTAAATGAAAGAGCAAACATTACTAGATTTGATTCTAATGACGTATCAGCTTTCCCTATCTCCATGAAATTCATgtcattaaatttatttgataatcCCAAAGACAATTTCTCaccaattcaaattcttaaTGGCATTAAACCATTAAACCCATTAACAAATAAAGCGGATACTACATTTCAAAGTACTTCTTtcgataaaaaaaatggtatCTTACCAAAGCAAAGGAGATTAGCAGAAATTGTAGAAATGATCCATACTGCTTCTTTATTGCATGATGATGTTATTGATCACTCTCCTACAAGACGCGGTAATCCTTCAGGAAATGTAGCTTTTACTAATAAAATGGCTGTACTTGCAGGTGACTTTTTATTAGGTAGAGCTACAGTTTGTATTTCAAGATTGGAAAACCCAGAAGTAGTTGAATTGATGTCCAATAGTATTGCAAATTTAGTAGAAGGTGAATTCATgcaattgaagaatatgGTTTTAGATTCTGATTTAACTTCCATTGATAATggtaaaatatcattaccAATTCCATCTCCAAAATTTgaacaatatttaaatgattcaaattcttcagtAATTTATCAATCAACTCCTCAAATTTCTTCTGTTAAATCAACAGATTATCAAAAacaagataaattaattgatatcgcctttgattattatttgcaCAAGACCTATTTAAAGACTGGTTCTTTAATTGCAATGGCATGTAGATCTTCCGCTGTATTAGCCGGTGTAAATGATTCTGTGGTGGAGCAATGTTTTGAATTTGGTAAAAATATCGGAATTTGTTTCCAATTGgttgatgatttattagatttcTCAATCCCATCAAAAACTTTGGGTAAACCTGCTGGTGCTGACTTGAAATTAGGTATTGCTACTGCCCCTGTTTTATTTGCTTGGAAACATGACCATTCATTGGGAAAAGTTATTAACAgaaatttttcagaaaTTGGTGATGTAGAAATTGCAGCTACTGCTGTGGAAACTTATAATGGTGTTGAATTAACACGTAAATTAGCTGAAGATTATAGAGATAAAgctttagaaaatttaagaTCAGTATTACCAGAATCTGATGCCCGTTCTGCTTTAGAATTTCTAACAAATAGTATAttaacaagaaaaaaatag
- the TBLA0F00570 gene encoding uncharacterized protein: MVLISTLSKYFVIFPQFFKLKAKERSSASQQGTTYCFHYLLGGLIVLKGSWFLYRYFRKRVKVLKDLEIIEASKKKLINELEEDDVDYKALERSVFEYHIEIEESWDSNDDDASVGLSNTVIFEGITSTIENKNNSVVVDNCENKKASSNPEECSSQRSCNTFEGNLNVSIGQKCTCVVKETKTEAFWIDNTINSLMIGDYLEAISDKRGFYQYNYTEPILSNQNSKTSTEKTRINIEQWIEDSNVSVKIKQEMPLILTKSAFMENFGSEVSDTESCISATSRLSLPVSTVNSSEALRTLKQSNSSFSRHNLKQRNSISSFEQWYSPTPRAKTLYRIRRKLDLRKLENSKTSKIRKERAVHFEPTNHVRFALVPEVCPLYHSILHITEKPRATFYIPDD, translated from the coding sequence atggttTTAATTTCTACATTATCAAAATACTTTGTTATCTTTCCACAATTTTTCAAGCTAAAAGCAAAGGAAAGAAGTAGTGCGTCACAGCAAGGTACGACTTACTGTTTCCATTACCTTTTGGGGGGGTTGATAGTACTCAAAGGTTCTTGGTTCCTCTATCGCTACTTTAGAAAAAGAGTGAAAGTATTAAAAGACttagaaattattgaagcttcaaaaaaaaaattaataaatgaattggaagaagatgatgtCGATTACAAAGCTTTAGAACGTTCTGTTTTCGAGTACCATATTGAGATTGAAGAGTCTTGGGATTCAAACGATGATGATGCTAGTGTTGGGTTATCAAATACTGTTATATTTGAAGGAATTACTTCCACGAtcgaaaataaaaataatagtgtGGTAGTTGACAATTGTGAGAATAAAAAAGCAAGCTCGAACCCAGAAGAGTGCAGTTCTCAGAGAAGTTGTAATACATTTGAAGGTAATTTGAATGTTAGTATAGGTCAAAAGTGTACTTGTGTTgtaaaagaaacaaaaactGAAGCTTTTTGGATTGATAATACtataaattcattaatgaTCGGTGATTATTTGGAAGCAATATCTGACAAGAGGGGGTTCTatcaatataattatacTGAGccaattctttcaaatcaAAACTCAAAAACCTCAACAGAAAAAACtagaataaatattgaacAATGGATTGAAGATTCAAATGTTTCtgtaaaaattaaacaagaAATGCCATTGATATTAACTAAAAGTGCATTTATGGAAAATTTTGGTTCAGAAGTTAGTGACACAGAATCTTGTATAAGTGCTACTAGCAGACTTAGTTTGCCAGTGTCAACTGTTAATTCTTCTGAAGCTCTAAGGACCCTGAAGCAAAGTAATTCAAGTTTCAGTAGGCACAATTTGAAACAGAGAAATAGTATTTCAAGCTTTGAACAATGGTATAGTCCAACTCCAAGGGCAAAAACACTTTACCGGATAAGGAGAAAGCTAgatttaagaaaattagAAAACAGTAAAACTTCAAAGATAAGAAAGGAACGAGCTGTACACTTTGAACCTACGAATCATGTGAGGTTTGCTCTAGTTCCAGAAGTATGCCCACTCTATCATTCCATTTTACATATTACAGAAAAACCAAGAGCTACATTTTATATCCCTGATGACTAG
- the UGA2 gene encoding succinate-semialdehyde dehydrogenase (NAD(P)(+)) (similar to Saccharomyces cerevisiae UGA2 (YBR006W); ancestral locus Anc_3.199), with translation MSKFVKILKQVPKLSNPELLCFKGYVNNQWIDNAKDHFTVTNPATGKLIGKLPEFTKQDVNDAIDVASKVFKEYKNTSPRERSLWLRNIYNLMIENIEDLAKIITWENGKSIKEARGEIKYAASYFEWYSEEASRLYGTTIQTPNMANRVYTRREPVGVCGLICPWNFPSAMITRKAAAALSVGCTVVVKPDSQTPFSALALAYLSEKAGFPKGAFNVILSHNKTKDVGLTLCESSKIKKISFTGSTNVGKILMKQSSSTLKKLSMELGGNAPLIVFKDADLELAVKETVASKFRSLGQTCVCVNRIYVHSSIIDKFTEMVVKEVQKFVIGDGFSEETTHGCLINQQAIEKVEKHVADAVGKGAKVSLKGGPIPELGSNFYAPYVLTNVPHNAIVGKEETFGPLCPIFSFDSIDEVIGYANDTQYGLASYVFSRNVNTLYKVSEELEAGMVSCNTGLFSDSAIPFGGIKESGYGREGSLHGIEDYTVIKTITMGNIN, from the coding sequence ATGAGTAAGTTTgtaaaaattcttaaacAAGTTCCAAAATTAAGCAACCCTGAATTATTATGCTTTAAAGGCTATGTAAATAATCAATGGATTGATAATGCCAAGGATCACTTCACAGTCACTAATCCTGCAACAGGAAAATTAATAGGTAAACTGCCAGAGTTTACAAAGCAAGATGTTAATGATGCAATTGATGTTGCCAGTAAAGtctttaaagaatataagAATACTTCACCAAGAGAAAGATCATTATGGTTAcgtaatatatataacttgatgatagaaaatattgaagatttagccaaaattattacttgGGAAAATGGAAAATCGATTAAAGAAGCTCGAGgtgaaattaaatatgcAGCATCATATTTTGAATGGTATTCTGAAGAAGCGTCTCGGTTATATGGTACAACTATCCAAACACCAAATATGGCTAATAGAGTCTATACTAGAAGAGAGCCTGTAGGTGTATGTGGCCTAATTTGCCCCTGGAATTTTCCAAGTGCAATGATTACAAGAAAGGCAGCTGCAGCGTTATCAGTAGGCTGTACTGTCGTAGTAAAACCAGATTCCCAAACCCCATTTTCTGCTCTTGCATTAGCATACTTGTCAGAAAAGGCAGGCTTTCCCAAAGGTGCTTTTAATGTTATACTGTCTCACAATAAAACTAAAGATGTTGGCTTAACATTATGTGAATCGTCGAAAATTAAGAAGATTTCATTCACTGGTTCGACTAACGTAGgtaaaatattgatgaagCAGTCATCTTCTACGTTAAAGAAATTGTCAATGGAATTGGGTGGTAATGCTCCTCTTATTGTGTTTAAAGATGCAGATTTGGAATTAGCTGTTAAGGAGACGGTGGCTTCAAAATTTAGAAGTTTAGGACAGACTTGTGTATGTGTGAATAGAATTTACGTTCACTCTAGcataattgataaatttactGAAATGGTTGTGAAAGAAGTTCAAAAATTTGTTATTGGCGATGGATTTTCGGAAGAAACTACTCATGGCTGTTTGATTAATCAACAAGCTATTGAAAAAGTGGAAAAACATGTCGCAGATGCCGTTGGAAAAGGCGCTAAAGTTTCACTAAAGGGAGGGCCAATACCCGAATTAGGTAGTAATTTCTATGCTCCTTACGTTTTAACAAATGTACCTCACAACGCTATTGTAGGTAAAGAAGAAACCTTTGGGCCATTATGTCCAATATTCAGTTTTGATAGTATTGATGAAGTCATTGGATATGCAAATGATACACAATATGGCCTAGCCTCTTATGTATTTTCAAGAAATGTCAACACGCTTTACAAAGTTTCTGAGGAGCTAGAGGCAGGCATGGTATCTTGCAATACAGGATTATTTTCAGATAGCGCCATTCCCTTTGGTGGTATTAAAGAATCTGGCTATGGAAGAGAAGGGTCATTACATGGCATAGAAGATTATACAGTTATCAAGACAATTACAATGGGTAACattaattga
- the TBLA0F00590 gene encoding uncharacterized protein, whose amino-acid sequence MVALPSHIFKRNNCSSINNNQNKRCWLSLGKRHFNLEVKKGGHSSGGHASSGHSSGGHSSGSSGSTRGSSGSSGGSSGSSGGSSGSSGGSLGSSGIVPAAVAGSYLSGNHNHNNYNGTVSARHKDLSTGGKIALIVTLCGFFGILIMFCLFFYLRRRFSRVRRTDEEVIIVNEENNEYKPIENQHVQYLPNSQEPTNNNSTTSNGVWMNPPAAVHPRTPLNEATIPNNIQPPSYLSAISRTAGALLVSQQVSGNDSDRMRNNYYNFNTDNQNNIRDENNRDGTTHYEVASTNQNHADNSTFTSRNSESSSHIVSSDSSEHSDGSHASNNEATSSSSGNSEHSHTSNNSEHSHTSTNSDTSHVSNNPAK is encoded by the coding sequence ATGGTAGCTCTTCCGTCTCATATCTTTAAAAGGAATAATTGTTCTTCCATAAATAACAaccaaaataaaagatgTTGGCTCAGTCTGGGTAAACGTCATTTTAATCTTGAGGTTAAAAAAGGAGGTCATTCATCAGGAGGACATGCTTCCAGTGGGCACTCTTCTGGGGGCCATTCTTCAGGTAGTTCAGGTTCTACAAGAGGTAGTTCGGGCTCATCAGGTGGCAGTTCGGGCTCATCAGGTGGTAGTTCGGGCTCATCAGGTGGCAGTTTAGGGTCTTCAGGTATAGTTCCTGCAGCTGTAGCTGGTTCTTATTTGAGCGGTAATCACAATCATAATAACTATAATGGAACTGTATCTGCGCGTCACAAAGACTTATCTACAGGAGGTAAAATTGCTTTGATTGTCACTTTATGTGGGTTCTTTGGTATTCTTATTATGTTCtgcttatttttttatcttagGAGGAGGTTTTCTAGAGTGCGTCGTACTGATGAAGAAGTAATTATTGTTAATGAGGAAAATAACGAGTATAAACCAATAGAAAATCAGCATGTACAATATCTACCCAATTCACAAGAACcgacaaataataattctacgACTTCTAATGGTGTTTGGATGAATCCACCTGCAGCTGTGCATCCAAGAACACCTTTAAATGAAGCTACCATACCGAATAATATTCAACCACCAAGTTACCTTTCTGCAATTAGCAGAACAGCAGGAGCTTTACTTGTTTCTCAGCAAGTATCTGGGAATGATAGTGATCGTATgagaaataattattataattttaatactgATAATCAAAACAATATTAGAGATGAGAATAATAGGGATGGTACTACCCATTATGAAGTAGCTTCAACAAATCAAAACCATGCTGATAATAGTACATTCACTTCAAGAAATTCTGAAAGTTCATCTCACATCGTTAGCTCTGATAGCTCTGAACATTCTGACGGCTCACATgcttctaataatgaagCTACTTCAAGCTCATCTGGTAATTCTGAGCACTCTCATACGTCTAATAATTCTGAACACTCTCATACATCCACTAATTCTGATACTTCTCATGTAAGTAACAACCCTGCTAAATAG
- the TBLA0F00595 gene encoding uncharacterized protein, producing MVRFQYEDQTRMFAKKNVKEPQRAGTSKANYVIPITMTIVVIAILAIMLIVRITKLKLSIKRREGRRRVALQRAIHRSNRRRGGDTLPNSSSRTQDDGLDIVPEYTAVTSPKDYGHFDINGKFHYNLTSKSVMKDLDISVHSVDFSKDEQISAPMRTTTREPPSERIPLSSYLENLELQPVSSFQSSTEEETLPDYCSNSTQLNIST from the coding sequence ATGGTTCGATTTCAATATGAGGACCAAACAAGAATGTTTGCAAAGAAAAATGTCAAGGAGCCTCAGCGTGCGGGTACTTCAAAAGCAAATTATGTGATACCAATTACAATGACTATTGTAGTAATAGCTATCTTGGCAATAATGTTAATTGTAAGAATCACAAAgttaaaattatcaattaagaGACGAGAAGGCAGGAGGAGGGTGGCATTACAACGGGCAATACATAGAAGTAATCGTCGTAGAGGAGGCGATACTCTTCCAAATTCAAGTTCAAGAACGCAGGATGATGGGTTAGACATTGTGCCAGAGTATACAGCAGTTACATCACCTAAAGATTATGGACATTTTGATATAAACGggaaatttcattataacTTAACTTCGAAGAGCGTTATGAAGGATTTAGACATTTCTGTTCATTCAGTAGATTTTAGTAAGGATGAGCAAATATCTGCACCAATGCGAACTACAACAAGAGAACCGCCTAGTGAAAGAATACCACTTTCCTcttatttggaaaatttagaattgCAGCCTGTCTCTAGTTTTCAATCTAGTACTGAAGAGGAAACATTACCCGACTATTGTTCTAATTCTACTCAGTTGAATATATCTACCTAG